Proteins encoded together in one Riemerella anatipestifer window:
- a CDS encoding tRNA threonylcarbamoyladenosine dehydratase, whose amino-acid sequence MTNNWLERTELLIKQDGLNKLQNANILVIGLGGVGSFAAEFLARAGVGKMTIIDGDTVDITNINRQLPALHSTVNQSKVELVYTRLKDINPNLDLTAINEFLTPERMESILTKEKFDYVLDCIDSVSPKLSLILAAKRNKIKIVSAMGAGGKTDPSKVMVRDISKTNNCFLAKQIRKRLRKEKINKGVKCVFSTELQKEDSLKMTDGSNFKKSFYGTISFMPALFGLHAAAEVINYLTKKDV is encoded by the coding sequence ATGACAAATAACTGGCTGGAAAGAACAGAACTTTTAATAAAACAAGACGGACTAAATAAACTACAAAACGCCAATATTTTGGTAATAGGATTGGGTGGCGTAGGCTCTTTTGCTGCAGAATTTTTGGCAAGAGCTGGCGTAGGAAAAATGACGATAATAGATGGCGATACGGTAGACATTACCAATATCAATAGACAACTTCCAGCATTACACTCTACTGTGAATCAATCCAAGGTAGAATTGGTTTATACGAGATTAAAAGACATCAATCCTAACTTAGACCTTACAGCCATCAATGAGTTTCTTACGCCTGAACGAATGGAGTCCATTCTTACCAAAGAAAAGTTTGACTATGTTTTGGACTGCATTGATAGCGTTTCCCCAAAACTATCTCTTATCTTAGCTGCTAAAAGAAATAAAATAAAAATAGTGAGTGCTATGGGAGCTGGTGGCAAAACCGACCCTTCCAAAGTAATGGTGAGAGATATTAGTAAAACCAACAACTGTTTTTTAGCCAAGCAAATACGAAAAAGACTTCGCAAAGAGAAAATCAATAAGGGTGTCAAATGTGTATTCTCCACCGAATTACAAAAAGAAGACAGCCTTAAAATGACCGATGGGTCTAATTTCAAAAAATCTTTTTACGGCACCATTAGTTTTATGCCTGCATTATTTGGTCTCCACGCAGCAGCTGAAGTTATCAATTATCTTACTAAAAAAGACGTATGA
- a CDS encoding DUF6702 family protein, which produces MKKFLNILGIFALVSFVMSFFPSEFYSTMTKVDYIDGSNTLKFTTKLNTSHISDVIKVDARTAAFEAELKKYINSKVAVSINGKPQAITFTGSQVSGESVWIYYEVNNVASISTIKIKNAILLEAYPKQLNLVNISYKGNQKNMNFSRGNDTSEVSF; this is translated from the coding sequence ATGAAAAAGTTTTTAAACATATTAGGTATTTTCGCTTTAGTGAGTTTTGTAATGAGTTTCTTCCCTAGTGAATTTTACTCTACAATGACTAAAGTGGACTACATAGATGGTAGCAACACACTAAAGTTTACAACAAAACTAAACACTTCTCACATTAGTGATGTGATTAAAGTAGATGCAAGAACAGCTGCTTTTGAAGCTGAATTGAAAAAGTATATTAACTCTAAGGTTGCTGTTTCTATCAATGGTAAACCTCAAGCCATAACCTTTACAGGTAGCCAAGTAAGCGGCGAGAGCGTTTGGATTTACTATGAGGTAAATAATGTAGCTTCCATCAGTACAATTAAAATAAAGAATGCCATACTATTGGAAGCCTACCCTAAGCAACTTAACCTTGTTAATATATCCTACAAGGGTAATCAAAAGAACATGAATTTCTCTAGAGGAAACGATACTAGTGAAGTTTCTTTCTAA
- the rnpA gene encoding ribonuclease P protein component translates to MSYTYPKSERLKSKKDITSLFEKGKWLTCGNIRLIFADAEASKIGVSVSKRYFKKATDRNRVKRLLRECYRLNKELFHQKFGATPHAMIFWVSAEMPKKYQLVEEDFIKLCKK, encoded by the coding sequence ATGAGCTATACCTACCCTAAATCTGAAAGATTAAAGTCTAAAAAAGATATTACCTCTCTTTTTGAGAAAGGAAAATGGCTGACTTGTGGCAACATTAGACTCATCTTTGCTGATGCAGAGGCAAGTAAAATCGGGGTTTCTGTATCCAAACGCTATTTCAAAAAAGCTACCGACAGAAACAGAGTGAAAAGACTCCTGAGAGAATGCTATCGCCTAAACAAAGAGTTATTTCATCAAAAATTTGGAGCTACACCTCACGCTATGATATTTTGGGTATCTGCAGAAATGCCTAAAAAATATCAGTTGGTAGAAGAAGATTTTATAAAACTTTGCAAAAAGTAA
- a CDS encoding TatD family hydrolase, translating to MFFNFHHHNPTEFGIYNLPKENYSHQDYFSIGIHPMDITSDYEKILQNIKIIAQSKNCIAIGECGLDALVPINEHLQTEVFKLHIELAKTLKKPLIIHCVKRHNEVARLCKNLDIPVIFHGFNKNKNIANMLLEKGFYLSFATALFKNLSLQNVFIETPLERIFLETDDSSNNIEQVYIKAAELKQLSVQELKSRIENNILNVLKLNL from the coding sequence ATGTTTTTCAATTTTCATCACCATAACCCGACCGAATTTGGTATTTACAATCTTCCTAAAGAGAATTATTCACATCAAGATTATTTTTCTATAGGAATTCACCCAATGGATATTACATCTGATTATGAAAAAATATTGCAAAATATAAAAATAATCGCACAAAGTAAAAATTGTATCGCCATAGGAGAATGCGGATTAGATGCATTAGTTCCCATTAATGAACATTTACAAACCGAAGTTTTTAAACTTCATATAGAACTAGCAAAAACTCTAAAGAAGCCTCTAATTATCCATTGTGTAAAACGCCATAATGAAGTTGCTAGACTTTGTAAAAACCTTGATATTCCTGTCATTTTCCACGGGTTTAATAAGAATAAAAATATTGCAAATATGCTTTTAGAAAAAGGTTTTTATCTTTCTTTTGCCACAGCTCTTTTTAAAAATTTATCTTTGCAAAATGTTTTTATAGAAACTCCTTTAGAAAGGATATTTTTAGAAACCGACGACTCCTCTAATAATATAGAGCAAGTTTATATAAAAGCTGCAGAGCTTAAACAGCTTTCTGTACAAGAACTTAAAAGTAGGATTGAAAACAACATTCTAAATGTTTTAAAATTAAATTTATGA
- a CDS encoding TetR/AcrR family transcriptional regulator, whose amino-acid sequence MNQNFTQKQINILNAAEDLIAAKGFDGASVREIAKKAGVNIAMISYYFGSKEKMMVSLYQYRVEKTREMFSLFTQTIAKASPEVQISEMVSFIVKQMLKFNYFHGFATQEIGFNSNLAVFLQDFYELCTHRLEEAIQKGIAIGVFKKIAKSEEILASLIGTVLFAIRNQFFYKSYLPKGEAYLPALEKKMEHHLKTMIYAILGYEE is encoded by the coding sequence ATGAATCAAAACTTTACTCAAAAACAAATCAATATCTTAAATGCTGCAGAGGATTTAATTGCAGCAAAGGGCTTTGATGGAGCGTCCGTTAGGGAAATAGCAAAGAAAGCAGGAGTAAATATAGCAATGATTTCTTATTATTTTGGTTCAAAGGAGAAAATGATGGTCTCTCTTTATCAGTACAGGGTAGAGAAGACGCGAGAGATGTTTAGCCTTTTTACCCAAACTATAGCTAAGGCAAGCCCAGAAGTTCAGATTTCAGAAATGGTCTCTTTTATTGTAAAGCAGATGCTGAAATTCAATTACTTTCACGGATTTGCGACTCAAGAGATTGGTTTTAATTCTAATTTAGCCGTTTTTTTACAAGATTTTTATGAGTTATGTACCCATAGGCTAGAGGAGGCAATACAAAAAGGTATTGCTATAGGAGTATTCAAAAAGATAGCTAAGTCAGAAGAGATATTAGCCAGTCTTATTGGGACAGTCTTATTTGCGATTAGAAATCAGTTTTTTTATAAAAGCTATTTACCTAAAGGAGAGGCTTATTTGCCAGCTTTGGAGAAAAAAATGGAACATCATCTTAAGACGATGATTTACGCAATTTTAGGTTATGAAGAATAA